A single genomic interval of Verrucomicrobiota bacterium harbors:
- a CDS encoding DNA cytosine methyltransferase, with protein MTAYDTRPTIGSLFAGIGGLDLGFERAGWRTEWQVEINPVNRAVLADRFPGAERFCDVREAGRDHLLPVDCIAAGFPCQDFSNAGHRPGEKRPGLKGKKSSLFFEVLRILDEIQPEWVVLENVASMVSHGQGASLQKVVRSLAERGYLGCFRVLDSRYFGVPQKRRRVFVVGRLGKEPPMELFFDASPMGPISGPLDPREGVEGHLWPAPTLQAINANSRLGLSNQLLVTEEDGWGEMVERSRKSQDHGLCLGLDEANLAESFAAGNAICPQVAEWIGNIIRSEIQTTRKEAA; from the coding sequence ATGACAGCCTATGACACAAGACCCACAATCGGAAGCCTCTTCGCCGGCATCGGCGGACTCGACCTCGGTTTCGAACGCGCCGGATGGCGCACCGAATGGCAAGTCGAGATCAATCCCGTTAACCGGGCTGTGCTTGCCGACCGATTTCCCGGTGCGGAAAGATTCTGTGACGTCAGGGAGGCCGGCCGAGATCATCTGCTTCCCGTTGACTGCATTGCAGCGGGATTCCCTTGTCAGGACTTTTCCAACGCCGGACACCGGCCAGGAGAAAAGCGCCCAGGGCTCAAAGGAAAGAAGTCGAGTCTCTTCTTCGAGGTCCTCCGGATTCTGGACGAGATTCAGCCGGAGTGGGTCGTTCTTGAAAATGTGGCGAGTATGGTTTCACACGGACAAGGAGCCTCCCTTCAGAAAGTGGTCAGGTCCCTTGCCGAACGCGGGTATCTGGGATGCTTCCGGGTGCTTGACAGTCGTTATTTCGGAGTCCCCCAGAAACGCCGTCGAGTTTTCGTGGTTGGGCGTCTTGGAAAAGAACCCCCCATGGAGTTGTTTTTTGACGCCTCTCCAATGGGGCCAATATCTGGCCCGCTTGATCCGCGGGAAGGGGTTGAGGGCCACCTGTGGCCAGCGCCTACTCTCCAAGCAATCAACGCCAACTCCCGACTCGGTCTCAGCAATCAGCTATTGGTCACTGAAGAGGACGGATGGGGTGAGATGGTTGAGCGGAGCCGAAAATCTCAGGATCATGGGCTTTGCCTCGGACTGGATGAGGCCAACCTTGCAGAATCTTTCGCTGCCGGAAACGCCATCTGTCCGCAAGTCGCAGAATGGATCGGCAACATCATCCGTAGTGAGATTCAGACTACCCGAAAGGAGGCCGCCTAA
- a CDS encoding phage protein Gp36 family protein, with protein MSWISITEDDIERRLTGGEFTAVREAALSDGQPDPLPEEIKSAVRRVRGSVAACDRNKVGPDGTIPDELEDAFLAILRYKLLTRLPDVGLISDDRRREYDDAIALLKDTARCDFAVEQPLNPEAENTTSIPSPAIHSGDRQFDRTSQDGA; from the coding sequence ATGAGCTGGATCTCGATCACAGAAGACGACATAGAGCGTCGTCTTACCGGCGGGGAGTTTACCGCCGTCCGGGAAGCCGCGCTGAGCGACGGTCAACCGGACCCTCTACCGGAAGAGATAAAGAGTGCCGTGCGCCGCGTTCGCGGAAGTGTGGCTGCATGCGATCGAAACAAGGTCGGTCCCGACGGAACGATCCCCGACGAGCTCGAAGACGCCTTCCTCGCGATCCTCCGCTACAAGCTCCTCACACGCCTCCCCGATGTCGGCCTGATCAGTGACGATCGGAGGCGGGAGTATGACGATGCGATCGCTCTGCTCAAAGACACCGCAAGGTGCGATTTCGCCGTGGAGCAACCACTCAATCCGGAAGCCGAGAATACTACCAGCATCCCCTCGCCGGCGATCCATTCCGGTGATCGTCAGTTCGACCGGACCAGCCAGGACGGAGCATGA